One window of Staphylococcus chromogenes genomic DNA carries:
- a CDS encoding general stress protein, with translation MAEFEVARTEEDAIKAVEAYLRNGYDESELTVISKEKLETKRFNDSQIQHKSTNGTVSDKFMRMFIGEDAEGAALSRYDFGEDQTEDLKQDLNNNKIVVIAQKDKVNHGEVAKNNAAYMNESTDNHKPSEHKGDIE, from the coding sequence ATGGCAGAATTTGAAGTAGCGCGTACAGAAGAAGATGCGATTAAAGCAGTAGAAGCTTATTTAAGAAATGGTTATGATGAATCTGAACTTACGGTTATTAGTAAAGAAAAATTAGAAACGAAACGTTTTAACGACAGTCAAATTCAGCATAAATCAACAAATGGCACAGTAAGTGATAAATTTATGCGCATGTTTATTGGTGAAGATGCTGAAGGTGCAGCACTCAGTCGCTATGATTTCGGTGAAGACCAAACTGAAGATTTAAAGCAAGATCTTAACAATAATAAAATTGTTGTCATTGCCCAAAAAGATAAAGTGAACCATGGTGAAGTTGCGAAAAATAATGCTGCTTATATGAATGAATCTACAGATAATCATAAACCTTCTGAACATAAAGGCGATATTGAATAA
- the thiO gene encoding glycine oxidase ThiO, giving the protein MEQIVIIGGGVIGLSIARHLADAHCEVSIIDRSTPRMNASYAAGGMLGAQNEFFEESPLYRLAMKSRALMPNTAYRLHQETGIDIEFQSYGLIKLATETRHVNALRAQYTFLKQDDHRLHWYNNHALQQHFPQLNPETTAAFKIHDDGQVNAHLYTKALTQAVALQKNTTLHLNTEVLDITQHVEGGYTLNTSACHIHANILVVAAGAWSGQLLQSLNVDLPTRPVKGDVKLIQASRPILNTTLFNMNGCYIVPKKTNRYLIGATSEVDNWSTQNHPDNLKWLDAKSQAMLPQLRHEQTLKTWTGIRPITEDGWPVMGKASDTLFVSTGHYRNGILLSPIVGKLIAQAIQGDSEALRELQPFSPQIRQK; this is encoded by the coding sequence ATGGAACAAATTGTGATTATTGGTGGAGGTGTAATAGGACTCTCTATTGCACGTCATCTTGCCGACGCTCACTGCGAGGTTTCTATTATTGATCGTTCGACACCGAGAATGAATGCATCTTATGCAGCAGGAGGAATGTTAGGGGCACAAAATGAATTTTTCGAAGAGAGTCCACTTTATCGTTTGGCGATGAAAAGTCGTGCATTAATGCCAAATACTGCCTATCGTTTACATCAAGAGACAGGCATTGATATCGAATTTCAATCCTATGGGCTCATTAAACTTGCGACAGAGACGCGTCATGTTAACGCTCTACGCGCTCAGTATACATTTTTAAAACAAGATGATCACCGTCTCCATTGGTACAACAACCATGCACTTCAACAACATTTTCCTCAACTTAATCCTGAGACGACGGCGGCATTCAAAATACATGATGATGGCCAAGTGAATGCGCATTTATACACAAAAGCGCTCACACAAGCAGTAGCCTTACAAAAAAATACAACTCTTCATTTAAATACAGAAGTCTTAGACATCACTCAACACGTGGAAGGGGGTTATACATTAAACACTTCTGCATGTCACATTCATGCGAACATCTTAGTGGTTGCGGCCGGCGCATGGAGTGGTCAATTACTCCAATCTTTAAATGTGGACCTTCCTACTCGTCCAGTAAAAGGCGACGTCAAACTTATACAAGCCTCCCGCCCGATTCTGAATACAACCTTATTTAATATGAATGGGTGTTATATCGTTCCTAAAAAAACGAATCGCTATTTAATAGGTGCAACTTCAGAAGTAGACAATTGGTCCACTCAAAACCATCCCGATAATTTAAAATGGTTAGATGCTAAAAGCCAAGCCATGCTCCCCCAATTGAGACATGAACAGACCCTCAAAACGTGGACTGGTATTCGTCCAATTACAGAAGACGGCTGGCCCGTGATGGGCAAAGCTTCAGACACGCTATTTGTTTCAACCGGCCACTATCGCAATGGTATTCTTCTATCTCCGATTGTAGGGAAACTCATAGCGCAAGCGATTCAAGGAGATTCAGAAGCCTTACGTGAGCTCCAACCCTTTTCACCACAAATTCGACAAAAATAA